The Excalfactoria chinensis isolate bCotChi1 chromosome 10, bCotChi1.hap2, whole genome shotgun sequence genome has a segment encoding these proteins:
- the SHC4 gene encoding SHC-transforming protein 4 isoform X2 — MRERGPQSLSAHVLYVGLLRHPGMLHRAKYSRFRNDSVTSLDEGPQNIKGSSSSSHPSAPSLLAEDVPLGPQDTCTTLCALIPRMANIKLANPSALPSLKSFCLGSKEVPRAKLTECVTVPGGPSSPELGCLSASYPQPGPEGPHQTPRPTGGCTGRGAAEVVGRLGGSLVPSGESAEEPGTSYGVRYMGCIEVLQSMRSLDFGTRTQVTREAISRLCEAVSGTNGAIRKRKPPAKFLSSVLGKSNLQFSGVNIKLTISTNSLTLINVDTQQDTTDYVAYVAKDPVNQRACHILECPNGMAQEVINTIGQAFELRFKQYLKNPSSLVTSDESEAASADGSAGNLQEREDHEYYNEIPGKEPPAGGVLDMRMKVPSDQRAGCFIQCKKQHCLTGSPTFINIYENCPEENKTVGPCGERSQKTKKDATLLKSAYRTDLFDDPCYINTQALQSAVCTARGTAATQIHESPLSHTKLPETVQQSATSNTAGLCVLPQIKQQLRNEDCYHGKLNRKAAESLLVNDGDFLVRESTTSPGQYVLSGLQGGQAKHLLLVDPEGKVRTKDHIFDSVGHLIQYHMENNLPIISSGSEVSLKQPVRKENNMGHLHYHK, encoded by the exons ATGAGAGAGCGCGGCCCGCAGAGCCTCAGTGCACACGTCCTGTACGTGGGGCTGCTCCGACACCCGGGGATGCTGCACAGGGCCAAGTACAGCCGCTTCAGGAACGACTCCGTAACGTCTCTGGACGAAGGGCCGCAAAACATCAAAggttcctcctcttcctcccaccCTTCAGCACCCAGCCTGCTGGCAGAGGACGTCCCGCTGGGCCCGCAGGACACCTGCACCACGCTGTGTGCGCTGATCCCGCGCATGGCCAACATTAAACTGGCCAACCCCTCCGCTCTGCCCAGCCTGAAGAGCTTCTGCCTGGGGAGCAAGGAGGTGCCGAGGGCCAAACTGACTGAGTGcgtcaccgtccctggaggtcCCTCCTCACCTGAGCTTGGCTGCCTTTCGGCCTCGTACCCTCAGCCCGGCCCAGAGGGGCCACACCAGACCCCAAGGCCCACGGgtggctgcacagggagaggAGCAGCGGAGGTGGTGGGCAGGCTGGGAGGGAGCCTCGTGCCCAGCGGGGAGAGTGCGGAGGAGCCAGGCACGAGCTACGGTGTGCGG TACATGGGCTGTATTGAAGTGCTGCAGTCAATGAGGTCCCTGGACTTTGGCACACGAACACAAGTCACCAG GGAAGCAATAAGCCGACTGTGTGAAGCTGTATCAGGTACAAATGGAGCGATAAGAAAGCGGAAG CCTCCAGCTAAGTTTCTGTCTTCCGTACTTGGCAAAAGTAACCTTCAGTTTTCTGGCGTGAACATAAAGTTGACCATTTCAACAAACAGCCTCACACTGATTAACGTTGACACACAGCAG GATACAACAGACTACGTTGCATATGTAGCAAAAGATCCTGTTAATCAGAGAG CATGCCACATACTGGAGTGTCCCAATGGGATGGCCCAGGAGGTGATAAACACCATAGGGCAGGCTTTTGAGCTCCGGTTCAAACAGTACCTGAAGAATCCATCCAGCCTGGTGACTTCTGATGAAAG TGAGGCAGCAAGTGCTGATGGATCAGCTGGGAATTTACAGGAGAGGGAGGATCATGAATATTACAATGAAATTCCAGGGAAAGAGCCTCCCGCTGGTGGAGTATTAGACATGCGAATGAAAGTGCCATCAGACCAAAGGGCTGGCTGTTTTATACAGtgcaaaaagcagcactgcttg ACAGGCAGCCCGACATTCATCAACATATATGAAAATTgcccagaagaaaacaaaactgtgg GTCCTTGTGGTGAAAGAtcacagaagacaaagaaagatgCGACGTTATTGAAGTCTGCCTACAGAACAGATCTCTTTGATGATCCATGTTACATCAACACGCAGGCCCTGCAATCTGCAGTCTGTACAGCCCGGGGTACAGCAGCAACGCAGATCCATGAGAGCCCACTGAGTCACACAA AGTTACCAGAAACTGTGCAGCAGAGTGCCACAAGCAACACAGCTGGTCTCTGTGTTCTGccacaaataaaacaacagctaAGGAATGAAGATTGTTACCATGGCAAATtaaacaggaaagcagcagagagcctCTTAGTCAACGATGGGGATTTTTTGGTGCGAGAGAGCACAACATCACCTGGTCAGTATGTGCTCAGTGGACTACAGGGTGGGCAAGCAAAGCATCTTCTCTTGGTGGATCCTGAGGGCAAG GTGAGAACCAAAGACCATATATTTGACAGTGTGGGTCATCTTATTCAATAtcacatggaaaataatttgCCAATCATCTCTTCTGGAAGTGAAGTGAGCTTGAAACAGCCTGTAAGGAAAGAGAATAATATGGGACACTTGCATTATCACAAATAA
- the SHC4 gene encoding SHC-transforming protein 4 isoform X1, with protein MRERGPQSLSAHVLYVGLLRHPGMLHRAKYSRFRNDSVTSLDEGPQNIKGSSSSSHPSAPSLLAEDVPLGPQDTCTTLCALIPRMANIKLANPSALPSLKSFCLGSKEVPRAKLTECVTVPGGPSSPELGCLSASYPQPGPEGPHQTPRPTGGCTGRGAAEVVGRLGGSLVPSGESAEEPGTSYGVRYMGCIEVLQSMRSLDFGTRTQVTREAISRLCEAVSGTNGAIRKRKPPAKFLSSVLGKSNLQFSGVNIKLTISTNSLTLINVDTQQIIANHHMQSISFASGGDPDTTDYVAYVAKDPVNQRACHILECPNGMAQEVINTIGQAFELRFKQYLKNPSSLVTSDESEAASADGSAGNLQEREDHEYYNEIPGKEPPAGGVLDMRMKVPSDQRAGCFIQCKKQHCLTGSPTFINIYENCPEENKTVGPCGERSQKTKKDATLLKSAYRTDLFDDPCYINTQALQSAVCTARGTAATQIHESPLSHTKLPETVQQSATSNTAGLCVLPQIKQQLRNEDCYHGKLNRKAAESLLVNDGDFLVRESTTSPGQYVLSGLQGGQAKHLLLVDPEGKVRTKDHIFDSVGHLIQYHMENNLPIISSGSEVSLKQPVRKENNMGHLHYHK; from the exons ATGAGAGAGCGCGGCCCGCAGAGCCTCAGTGCACACGTCCTGTACGTGGGGCTGCTCCGACACCCGGGGATGCTGCACAGGGCCAAGTACAGCCGCTTCAGGAACGACTCCGTAACGTCTCTGGACGAAGGGCCGCAAAACATCAAAggttcctcctcttcctcccaccCTTCAGCACCCAGCCTGCTGGCAGAGGACGTCCCGCTGGGCCCGCAGGACACCTGCACCACGCTGTGTGCGCTGATCCCGCGCATGGCCAACATTAAACTGGCCAACCCCTCCGCTCTGCCCAGCCTGAAGAGCTTCTGCCTGGGGAGCAAGGAGGTGCCGAGGGCCAAACTGACTGAGTGcgtcaccgtccctggaggtcCCTCCTCACCTGAGCTTGGCTGCCTTTCGGCCTCGTACCCTCAGCCCGGCCCAGAGGGGCCACACCAGACCCCAAGGCCCACGGgtggctgcacagggagaggAGCAGCGGAGGTGGTGGGCAGGCTGGGAGGGAGCCTCGTGCCCAGCGGGGAGAGTGCGGAGGAGCCAGGCACGAGCTACGGTGTGCGG TACATGGGCTGTATTGAAGTGCTGCAGTCAATGAGGTCCCTGGACTTTGGCACACGAACACAAGTCACCAG GGAAGCAATAAGCCGACTGTGTGAAGCTGTATCAGGTACAAATGGAGCGATAAGAAAGCGGAAG CCTCCAGCTAAGTTTCTGTCTTCCGTACTTGGCAAAAGTAACCTTCAGTTTTCTGGCGTGAACATAAAGTTGACCATTTCAACAAACAGCCTCACACTGATTAACGTTGACACACAGCAG ATTATTGCCAACCATCACATGCAGTCCATCTCATTTGCTTCTGGAGGTGACCCA GATACAACAGACTACGTTGCATATGTAGCAAAAGATCCTGTTAATCAGAGAG CATGCCACATACTGGAGTGTCCCAATGGGATGGCCCAGGAGGTGATAAACACCATAGGGCAGGCTTTTGAGCTCCGGTTCAAACAGTACCTGAAGAATCCATCCAGCCTGGTGACTTCTGATGAAAG TGAGGCAGCAAGTGCTGATGGATCAGCTGGGAATTTACAGGAGAGGGAGGATCATGAATATTACAATGAAATTCCAGGGAAAGAGCCTCCCGCTGGTGGAGTATTAGACATGCGAATGAAAGTGCCATCAGACCAAAGGGCTGGCTGTTTTATACAGtgcaaaaagcagcactgcttg ACAGGCAGCCCGACATTCATCAACATATATGAAAATTgcccagaagaaaacaaaactgtgg GTCCTTGTGGTGAAAGAtcacagaagacaaagaaagatgCGACGTTATTGAAGTCTGCCTACAGAACAGATCTCTTTGATGATCCATGTTACATCAACACGCAGGCCCTGCAATCTGCAGTCTGTACAGCCCGGGGTACAGCAGCAACGCAGATCCATGAGAGCCCACTGAGTCACACAA AGTTACCAGAAACTGTGCAGCAGAGTGCCACAAGCAACACAGCTGGTCTCTGTGTTCTGccacaaataaaacaacagctaAGGAATGAAGATTGTTACCATGGCAAATtaaacaggaaagcagcagagagcctCTTAGTCAACGATGGGGATTTTTTGGTGCGAGAGAGCACAACATCACCTGGTCAGTATGTGCTCAGTGGACTACAGGGTGGGCAAGCAAAGCATCTTCTCTTGGTGGATCCTGAGGGCAAG GTGAGAACCAAAGACCATATATTTGACAGTGTGGGTCATCTTATTCAATAtcacatggaaaataatttgCCAATCATCTCTTCTGGAAGTGAAGTGAGCTTGAAACAGCCTGTAAGGAAAGAGAATAATATGGGACACTTGCATTATCACAAATAA